Genomic window (Methanoculleus thermophilus):
GAGACGATTGCCGTGAGGTGATCTTTGTCGTAGAGGCGAACGGGAGCATTGACCACACCTCTCGTCATGAGGGCGACCGGTGGAAAATATTTGCTTGTGATCGACCCGATCTGCTCAAACTCCATCTGCTCGACGAGGTACTGCAGGGCAATACTCCCGACGAGACCGCTTCCAGGAAACCCGATCAGCACTGTTTTATCGGTGCCGGAAAGCGCTCTTGATATGACCTTTATATCGTCCATGGGGATCAACCACTCACTTCCGGATTAATTTAACATAGTTGGGTGTCCCTTAAAAATATTATGCAGGAATACCAGATCAAGCGCGGATACACGAAAACTCTTGCAGAATCCATGGTTCAGGGTCTCCGTGACCAGTTTGGGGTTGAACCCACAGTGTCGGAGGATGGCCATTACATAATCTCCTACGGAGCGCTCCTGCGCCTTGAGGTCTGGCTGGGATCGGGAGGCAAGACCCTGATCGTCGATACTGAGGCGGATAAAACCGCCGACGATGAGACGATCCTCGAGACCAATCGCCGGTTCCGGAACTACCTCCAGCAGGTGACCGGGTACACGACAAAAGAACGGGCGAAGAAGGCTCAGCAGGCCGTGAAGGGGACGGAGTAACCGCTCCTCTTTTTGATCGGGCATCTCTTCTTTTTGCGGGCAATACATCCCTGCCCGCCGTTTTGGTGCAGTCGCATGAACCCATGCGTGGATTTCGGGGTGATATTACGCTTGGGGGAACGACATCCCGCAGGAATGGGGTTCGAGCACCGTTAGGTGCGAGGTGGGGTTGGCGGGGAGTGCGATGTTCTGGAGTACGACGCCCTGAAAATTTTGGTTGTTCAAGAGTCATCTACCGGACAGCGGCCTTCATTCTTATCTCATGTCAGGTCTTCTGCCCCGGCTCCATCGTCGACACTCCATGAAGCGCCAAGGAACGTGGGGGATGGGACGTTTAAAGAATCTTGCTTGAAAAAAGTAAAAAACGTGGGTGTTTTACTCGATCACTATCGCCGGCTTGAAGGGCAGGGCCCCCGACGCCTTCGGGTGTGTGCTCTCTTCAGCGTTCTGGACCGTGACCGGCACGCCGAACTCGTGCTCCAGGAACGCCCGTGCACCCTCAAGGATCGCCTGCTCATCGAGGGTCGCTTCTTGCAGTTGTTTCACGAGGTCGGGCGGCAGTTTCAGGACGAATTTCGTGATCTGCTTTGCGGCATCCGTCGCCTCGCGGCCGCGCCTGCGCATATCCTCGTTCTGCATGATATCGCGCATCACCCGGGTCTTGTCGGTCGATGCGGCGATGATCCGGAATGCCTCGTGCTTCCAGGCCGGGGCAACGAAGAGCTTGATGGACGTGGGTTCCATCGGGATCAGCTTCCGGATCGACTCAATATCCTCGACGGTCCGTGCGAGAAGCTCCTCGGCGAGTTCGACCTCCGGGCTGATCAGGCTCTCGTCCGCCACCGGCCACGGTGCAAACGAGACCATGCCCTCCCCGCCGATATCGCTCCAGAGCGCTTCACAGGTGTATGGGATGAAGGGGGCGAGCAGCCGTACCCAGGTGCGGCAGAGATCCTGCATCACGGCCCCGCCGTTTGCACCCTCGGGCAGGCGGCGGCGGTACCACTTCAGGTCGGCCTCCACGCCGAAGAACGCCTCCTGCAATGCCTGCCGGGTCTGGAACGACTCGAGCGCCGCTGAGGTGCTCATGATACGGTGCTGAAGCCTGCTCATGAGCCAGGCATCGATATCGTAGGCGCCTTCTGCAACCTTCGCCTCGTTAACGGTGTTCCAGAACCGCTCGATCTGCTTTTTGGTCGAGGAGACGAGTTCGTTACGCCAGTCAAAGTCCTGCCAGGGCTCTGCGCTTCCGACAAGGAACATCCTGACGGTATCGGCCCCGAACTCCTTCAAGGCGTCTTCGAGCAGGAAGACGTTGCCCTTGCTTGAGGACATCTTCGCCCCGTTCAGGAGACCCATGCCGAAGACCACCATGCCCTTCGGCTGTAGTTCCTGTGGGAAGAGTGCCCGGTGGTGGAAGAGCTGGAACGTGAGGTGATTCGAGATGAGATCTTTTGCCGAGAACCGGTATTCATAGGGATACCAGTAGAGGAACTCGTTCCTGATCCTGTCGAGCGTCTCCCGATCGACCGTCTGGGGGTTCCCTTTGCCGAGGAAGATGTAATCAAAGACCTCCGGCGTCAGGTTCTCCGGCGGGATGGCCCTGAGGTGATGAGAGATTGTGTAGTAGGCCATGTAGATCGTCGAGTCGGAGAGCGGCTCGATGATCCAGGTCGGATCCCAGGGGAGTTTCGTGCCGAGCCCCACCCGCCGGGTGCAGGCCCAGTCCTTCAGCCAGTCGACAGTCCTGTCGAACTCAGCCCGGACCTCGGGCGGGACGAGCGCCATCCGCTCGAGCTGGGTCTTCACCTGCTCCTTCCAGCACGGGTCGCTATACTCCAGGAACCACTGGTCGTGGAGGATCTTCACAAAGACCCTGCCGCCGCACCGGCAGATCACCTGGCGAGTATCGAACTCGTACATCGGAATGGAGCCGTAGCGCTCGATCATCAACGCCGCAACGTCATCCCGTGCCTCGCGAACCGGTTTCCCGCCGTATTTCTCAAAGACCTTCCCCCGGGAGAACTCCGCGCTGTAGATCTCCTGGGTGAGCGCCTCCATCCCGGGGTCGTTCTGGTCGCGGATGCCCGCCCGCTCGACCGCGTCCTTTGCCGGGATCTCGCCGTAGCCCTCGACGGAGATGAGCGGAATCGGCTGGATGGACGTGTACTTCCCCTGCTGCTGCAGGTCGCGCAGAGCTATGTAGTCGAAAGGCGCGTGGGCGGGAACGCTCATGACGATGCCCGTACCCATGTCCGGGTCGACGAATGTCGCCGGGAGAACGGGGACGTCGCCGCAGAGTGGGTGAGAGACGGTCTGGTCGATGAGCGCCGTTCCGGGGATGTTCTCCTTCACCCAGACCTCGTGGTCCTGAAGGCCGAGTTTCGCCGCCGCCTCGGCACTCAAGATCCACTCCTCGCCGTCGATCGTCGCCCGCACGTAGGTGACGGCAGGGTTCACCCAGAGGTTTGTCACGCCGTAGATCGTCTCGGGCCGAAGGGTTGCGCATGGGATCTTCGCGTCGCCCCACTGGAAGATCACCAGGGTGAACTTGATGATCTCGGCCTTGTCGCCCTCAAGGAGGTCGTGATCGCCGACCGGGTTCTCACACTGAGGACAGTACTTGACCGGGTGAGCTCCTTTGACGACGTGATCCTTCTCGTGCAGGTGTTTGTACTGCCACTCGATGAACTTGCTGTACTGGGGATCGACGGTGATGAACCGCCGCCGCCAGTCGATCGAGAGCCCGCACTTCTGCATCACCCGCTGATACTCCTCAGAGAAGTATCGGACGATCTCCATCGGGTCGATAAATCGGTCGAGGGTGTCCTGCGGCACCCGGTAGAGGTCGCGGTACAGCCGGATTGTCTTTTCATCCCCGTTCGCGATCCTCTTTGATATCCCGATGACCGGGGTGCCGGTGACGTGGAACGCCATCGGAAAGAGGACCTGTTTCCCCTTCATCCGCTGGTAACGGGCGATGACATCCGGAACGATGTAGGTTCGCCCGTGCCCGACGTGCATCGCCCCGCTGGGATACGGGTATGCCACGGTCAGGTAATACTTCTCCTTCTCTGCCGGATCGGCCTCGAATGCGTGCTCCCATCGGGAGATGCACTCCAGCTCGTTACTTTGCATGTCCAGTCCGCTCACTCTATGCCTCCAGATACTGGTTTTCTATCTCTTTTTCTCTGCCTCATACCGGCCGCAGCCGGATTATCTCGCCATCGTTGTAGCGCTTGATCATTTCCTGGGCGATGGTGCTGTTCTTTGCAAGGAGAATGTCGCCTTCTTCGTTTACCGTAGCCGTGAAGAGATACTCTTTTCCGGCGAAGACATCGACGATCTTGCCCTTATTCTCCGGGGAAACGATGGTCAGTTGTTTCTTGTCGATGCGTATCTTGATGCCGCCGCCAAGGTGTACCTCCTCCTCGACCGGCCGTTTTGCCTCCAGTTCGCTCCGTGGCCGAATATCGATCCCGATACCGAGTTTGTTCACGATCGCCGAGACGTTCTTGCCGCCCTTTCCGATTGCTGCAGGGACGTCCTTATCGTCGATATAGACAACAGCTTTGTTGTCGCTGATGATCCGGACCTCGACCGGACCGTTCGTATACCGCCCGATCTCGCGCTGAACCTCTTTTTCAGCAACTTTCCAGGAGACGTTCTCCTCGGGCCCGGCCGGCGGGGCGGCTGGCTGCTCCGCGGGGAGTGCCGATTCCGCGCTGGTCCTCGCCGTAAGCGGCATCACCAGGGTCTCACCCTCGTAGCGGAAGATCTCGATCTCTGGCTCCCGCCGCGAATGCTCGCGAACGACGATGACCGGGCGGACGTGGGTGTCGCCGGGCATGCCCTCTGGCGCCTTGATCGTCAGTTCAAGGTCGTAAATCTTTGAGATCTTGCCCTGAACGACATAGATGATGGTGTTGATGATCTGTGGCAGGATACTGTAATCTACGCGGTCACAGAACCGTCGGAGGCAGTCGTGTACCTCCATTGCATGCACCACTCCAACCATACCCATTCCGGCAAGGCGCATATCGGCATAGACGCTGAAGTCCTCGTTCTTGCGGATCTCGTCAAAGACGACGTAATCGGGTCGGACAAGCAGGAGAGCCTCGGCAGTGTTCATCATGCTGCCTTCAAGCGCCGTGTACTGGGTGATGTGATCGGGCACCTGCAGGTCACGCGGGGCCTCCATCGTCTTTACGATGAAGTCGTTATCGGCAAGGAACGTCGCAAGACTCTGGGCGAGCGTGGTCTTACCCGCGCCCGGAGGACCTGCTATCAGGACACCGCGCCGGTTTCCGAGAATCCGCTTCTTGATCTCCGGTGCCATATCGTAATCGTCAAGCGAGAGATCGACGAGCGGACGTACCACCGTAATCTCCATCCCGTCCGAGAAGGGTCGCCGGGCGATCGAGATCCGGAGAGATCCGATCTGGGCGACCGTAATCCCACGCTTCTCGAGTTCGATGAACCCGTCCGGGTCACGCTTTGCCCGCTCAAGAAGTTCCTGCGCCATGATCCGGAGTTCATACTCGGTCATCGGGGTATCCCGAAGAGTGACCAGGCGAATGTCCCGGAGTTTTCCGATCTTTGCCATCGGCAAAGCACGCTCTTTCAAGGTGATCGCGGTCGTCTCCTCGTCGAAGAACTGGTCTATCGAGAGCGGTGAGAAATCGCCAACCTGCGGCTTTAAGTAGACGACGTCAAGCCCTTTTGCCTTTGCAACCTCTGCCTGCACGAGGTCGCTTGTGATGAACCGGGCATCGTGCTCGATGGCGACGTTCCTGATCAGGGCGTCTATCTCGCCTCCGCTGGAGAGTTTCACCTGGTCGAGGCTCGGGCGGTCTCCGGCAAACTGGAGATCAATGATCTTTTCCTCCGACATCCGGAAGAGTTCCTGGAGTTCGGTCAGACCGGAAAATCCTATCTCCCGCCCCTGATTTGCCTGTGCCTCCAGTTCGGCGACGACGGCTTCCGGTATGATTATTGTTGCGCCCTTATATTCTCCGGTTTTTATCATCGATGTTATGCGTCCGTCTATTACGACGCTGGTATCGGGTACAATTTTCATAAAAAATCACCATAGTAATGAAGTCATTCACCCTTATTAGCGTATACCTTCTCCGGATCAAAGACTATTCCGGCGATCTCTTCACCATCGATCGTTCGGTAGAAGCATGAGGCATGCCCGGTATGGCAGGCTGCGCCGGACTGCTCAACCTCATACAGGATCGCATCCGCGTCGCAGTCGACAAGCATGCGCGAGATGCGTTGGACGTGCCCGCTCTCTTCTCCTTTCTTCCAGATCTTCTGTCTGCTCCGACTGTAGTAGTGTGCGTATCCAGTTCGTTTTGTAAGGTCCAGCGCCTCGGCGTTTGCGTAAGCGAGCATCAGAACCTCACGAGTTCGCTTCTCCTGCACGATGACAGGTACCAATCCATTCTTGAACTGTATCTCCATATTGGTTCACATTCCTGCTAGGATCTTCATGATCTCAAAGAGGATATCACCCATGAATAGTGCAGTCAGGAATCCCGCCGTGATCGGTATGATGAACGGAATGCCATACGATATCCAGACCTTGCCGGCCTTTCGGTAAAGTGCAAGTTCCTTCTGGTAGTCCTCGGGGTGCAGCCTGAGGTCTTTTGTATATCGACGTTCTCCCCGAGTCATTCGCCCAAGCGACTCCGTAAAGCCAACGAATCGTCGGACAATCTTGCCGTCCTCTTCCCTGATATCTTCCATGACAAAGCCGAACTCGTTCTGGATCTTCTTCCCGTCGACGGGAAAGCCGAGGAAGAGGCAGGGGAGCGGAGCCCGGTTCCCCTCTATCAGGTTCTTCGCGAGTATTGCAAAGGGTGCCGCGATGTTGATCAGCACGGCGTTCGTCAGCACGGTGAATGGGAAGAACCCAAGCGGTGAGATGCCGAAGTACGGCTCGATCGGAGATAACGGGATGCATGCGGTGATGATGATGAGGGCATACGCATCCGCTCCTCCAAAAAGGCCTTTAGCCTGAAATAGGTAGAAAAACCCACAGAAGACTGCGACCAGAACGAGGTAACCTGCTGCCGTCCGCCAATCTGCAAGGAGGATCTGTCCGTATACCCAGAGTGCCGCAGGAATCGCAATCGCGAGTGCTGGCCGCCAGGTTCTGTGGGGTACCCGGCGATCTCTTGCATCCAGAACAGACGCATATATGAGCGTGGCGCCTATTGCAACCGTTGCAATGATGAGCGGGATGGCGATCACGGGCGAAAGCGTCATGGGATAGTACCCTATTCACTTTTTATTTCTTATTTCTGGCGATCTCACTTCACAGCGGATCCTGGTTCTTTCTATGCGGTCTTTGGGATAAATCTGAAGGCCTTCCTTTTGGCGTGGCGATCATGGGTTCTCTCTCGGCCCTGTTGTGGCACCTTTCTTCTCCTGATTCCTTCCTGATGTAATCATACGAATCAGGTGTTTACAGTCCGTTTTATTCTTATTTTTAAGATATTATCATCTATACGCGAGATACATTTTAGCAAGATATTAATAATAGCATAGTGATGTGGTATATTGCGGTAGAGCGGAAGTGTTCCACTTATCCTGCGCAATAATACCTTACCTGAAGATATCCATGGAAATAGTCGATCTCATGGACGAGATCCTTCAGCAGTCGACGTGTGAAGGGTGCTTTGATCTTGAGGAGTTGCTGCGCTATAGTAACGTCCATTCTCTGACCGGAATGGGGGTCACGAGAGAGAAGACACATACATTTTTCCTGATTCTCTCTAATGGCGAACCGAACGGCGCCATTCTTGTCGATGACAAGGGGACGCTCTTCGGGGACTCGGCCGTTCTGCGCCTGACCGGCGAGGAGAAGTTCGCACTCTATCTCATAGCGCCGGTGATCGCCGATGCGCTGATTGCCCGTTGCAGGATCTTTGAGACGAGTCATTTAAAGAAGAACGGCCGTCTTGATATCCCGACGATTGGTTCGCCTACCCGACAACGAGTGGGAGTCCTCTGTCTGACCGTCCGCGACAACCACTCGCCTCTCGCCGGCGCTCATGTCTCGATCCGGAAGGGAAAACTTGTCATCACGAGTGATGTGACGGATTCCCAGGGGAGAGTTTGCTTTCGACTGTTGAACGGGCGCTATATGTGTGTGATCGCGGATCGATCCGGGGAGCGAAGACGGTGCATCATCGACTTCCATGATCCTCAGGTAGAAACGTCTGTTGATGTTGGGGGCACAGAGGATGAGAACGGGTGAAGATGAAGAACGTGAATTGATTGCATCGGTCAGAAGTCTCCTTGCACAATCAGGGGGATCACAACCCGGCAGGGAAGAGGTTACAGCGGGGTCGCACGGCTCCGCTCCACCATCTCAAGAGAGTGATACAGAAGATCAAGGGGAGTCGGCCCCGGTCATGGATCCTGGTCCTGGCGGAGAGGAGATGCGTGAGCATTCTCCTGGCCCGGTCTTGAGAGGGGCCGATATCCGTTCAATCATCGGCTCGGTGATGAGTTCAGAAGATACCAGGGGGCGGCGCACAACTGCTGATGAGGATCCTGTCCGGGCACTCCTCAACCGGCTCGAGAGGTCGGGGAGGGAGACTGATAAGGAGCGTACGGTCACCCCTTCGCCGATGAGCAGTGATACAGGGCCGAAGGCTGCACCCTCTTCACCCGGGCATCGTGATCCCTTTGGTATCCTCAACCGGGTGAGAGGGATGAAAGAGGCCGGCGAGGCCGGGGAGATGGAGGCTGAAGGGCCCGGGTCCGAAGATCTCCCCGATGGGGTGATATCGGTCGAGGAACTCGGGAGCCTGGCAGACCTGATCCTCCCGAAGAGTGCGACGTTTGCTGTCGAAGAACTGAGTATCAACCGCAACGAGCACAATTTCGACTTCGTCGACAACGCCCGGGTCGTCTCGGAGTTCGATGACCTCTTCTCCCAGGCACTCTCCTCCACCGCGTTTGCCGAGGCCGCGGCGGAGGTGGCGTCTCCCTCCGAAGAGGTTCCAAAGCCCCGGTTCGGGTTCCTCCAGAAGCTCCGTCCACTTCGTCCAGAGATGGAGATCGAGGAGTACAACCCTGCCGTCCACGGGCCACTTCTCGATCTTTCAATGCGCCCCTCCCCGGGAGTGGAAGAGATCGAACTCTACCCGGTAAACGAACCATACGCCTACGTCAGGGTCATCTACGACAGCGCAACCCATGAGTACACCTACTGTGTGCTTGAGCCTGAACTCACGCCTGCGGAGCGGGAACTCTTCCTGGAGATCAAGGAGCGTCTCTTTGAGACGCTCAATATCACCACCCGTGACCTCACACGCGAGGCGGCACGCAAAGCGCTTCGCGACGCGGCAAACAGAATCATCGCCGATTACGGGATCCATCTTGATGCGGTGGGGCGGGAGAAGGTTCTGTATCACGTGGAGAAGGAGTTCCTCGGCGACGGATTGATCGACCCGGTGATGCACGACAAGTACATCGAGGATATCTCGTGCGACGGCGTGAACTGCCCAATCTTCGTCTACCACACCACATACGAATCGATGAAGACGAACCTTCTCTACCACGACGCGGCGGAACTCGACTCGTTTGTTGCCAAACTCGCGCAGCGGGCCGGGAAGTACATCTCGATTGCTGAACCGATGCTGGACGCCACGATGAGCGATGGGTCGCGTATCCAGATGACGCTCGGCTCGGAGGTGACCGCCCACGGTTCAACGTTCACGATCCGGAAGTTCCGCGAAGAGCCGATCACGCCGACGGATCTCATCGAGTGGCACACCTTCTCACCGCTCGGGATCGCCTTCATCTGGCTCGCGGTCGAGAACGGCAAGTCCTGCATATTTGCAGGCGGTACGGCGTCCGGAAAGACCACGACCCTGAACGCTATATCGCTCTTCATCCCGCCGCTTGCAAAGATCGTCACCCTCGAGGATACCCGTGAGTTGAAACTCCCTCACCCGAACTGGATCCCGAGCATCACCCGAGACTCGTTCTCGCAGGACGGGCGGGGCGAGATCGATATGTACGAACTCCTGCGTGCCGCCCTCCGGCAGCGCCCGGAGTATATTCTGGTCGGCGAGGTCCGTGGCCGTGAGGCCTTGACCCTCTTTCAGGCGATGAGCACCGGGCACGTCACCTACGCGACGATGCACGCCGACTCGGTAGCGAGTGCCGTCCACCGTCTGGAGAACCCGCCGATCAACGTGCCGAGGAACATGCTCTCTGCCCTCTCCCTGATGTCCATCCAGGTGCAGGCCCGGGTGGGGGGCCAGCGGATCCGGCGGAACAAGCAGCTCATCGAGATCCTGGATATCGATCCCCGGACGAACGAACTGATCACGAACGAGGTCTTCCGGTGGCATCCCGCGACCGACGAGATTCGTTACTCGGGCAAATCCTACATCCTCGAGCAGATCATGGAGGACCGGGGATGGAGCGAGGAGCGGATGCAGGAAGAACTGAAGCGGCGTCAGGAGGTGCTTGAATGGATGCGCATCAAGAAGATCCGGCATTTCCGCGATGTAAGCAAGGTCCTTGTCTCCTACTTCCGCGATCCGGAGGGGGTCATCGAACGCGTCCGTTCTGACCTTTATGGTGGGATGGTGAGGCAGCATGAATAGTTATGAGCGGTTCTGCTTCAACCTGATCGGCCGTGACTTAAAGGAGAAGCGTGGGGAGTTCATCAAGCTCAGAAACGATCTCGTGGGGGCCCGGATGAACACACCCTTTGAGGCCTACCTTGCGACCGCTTACGTCTCCTCGGTCATTGTTGGGCTGGTCGCTGCGGTAATCATCGGGCTTCTGACTTATCTTCTGCGGGTCCCCGAGATGATCACCTACCGGGGAGCGGTCCCGGAGTTCCTCTACGCGTTAAACGACTACAAGCTCCTCCTTGGGACCATCATCATCACGCTCATCTCCCTTGCGATCTTCGGAGGGATAACGTACCTGGTCTTCCTCCTCTACCCCGGGATACGGGCCGGGGAGCGCCGCAGGAACATCGATGCCACACTCCCATACGCCATCAACTACATCACCGCGATGTCTTCGGCCGGGATCACTCCCGCGGAGGTCTTCCGGCTGCTCGGTCAGAGCACGATCTACGGCGAGAGCGCCGTCGAGGCCCGATATATATCCCGGGAGACGGATTTCTTCGGCAAAGACCTCCTTGATGCGCTTCGGACGGTCTCTCAGGCGACGCCGAGCGAGCGGATGCGTGAATTCCTGCAAGGAGCCGTCGCGAGCATCTCGAGCGGGAGTAATCTAACGGAGTATTTCCGCACCAAGGCTCACCAGTATACGCTCGAGAACAATCAACAGCAGAAGACATTTCTGGAGACGCTCGGGCTGATCGCAGAGTCCTACGTCACTGCGATGGTCGCCGGCATGCTCTTTTTGATCATTCTGCAGTCGGTGATGACGATCCTCTCGGGCGACTCAAACCCGCTCTTCCTCTACATCATCATCTACCTGATCATCCCGTTCGGGAGCGTGATGTTCATCATTCTGATCAGTTCCATGACCCCGGAGGTGTGATATGGGGTTCAAAGAGATTATCGATGACTTTCTGAACCGATTGCCGGGCCAGGACCGAACGACGGGCGGCGCGGCGGCGGACGCCCTGGTGTCCGAGTCGTTTGAGGAGCGGGAAGAGGAGATCTTCGGCCGGATAGAGAACTGGCGGAAGTATCAGGAAGGGTTTTACCGGTTCCTCAAGCACCCGCTTAGAGTTATGGCGGAAGAACCCCTCACCGTCCTCTTCATCTCCATCCCAGCTGCCCTCCTCCTCTTTGCCGGCGGATTTATGAGCCTGGTCCTCTCCTACGGCGTCGGCGTCCTCTTTTCGACGACGATGATCGACGATGTCTTTGTCTTCTCGCTCCTCATCGCCATCGTGCCGCTTGCAATCCTCGACCTCAAGGAGTCGCTGCGGGTATCAAGCATCGAGGCATCCCTCCCGAACTTCTTCCGGGATGTGGCCGGGATGAACGACTCGGGCATGACCCTCCCGCATGCAATCCATATCGTCTCGGAGGGGGAGTACGGGGCGCTCACGCCGCACATCCGTAAACTCGACACCGAGATGTCCTGGGGCGTCCCGTTCGTCGAGGCCATTCGCCGATTCGGGAAGGCCGTGAACACCCCGCTCACCGAACGGAGCGTCGACCTGATCGCCCACGCGAGTTCGGCCGGCGGCGACGTGAGCGAGGTGCTGCGGGCTGCGGCACACGATGCCTACGAGTTCTTCAACCTGAAGATGGAGCGGAGAAACGGGATGATGATCTACATGATCATCATCGTTATGTCGTTCTTCGTCTTCCTCTTCGTCATCGGGGTGCTCTCAAGCACGTTCCTCACCACGATGGCGGAGGCGGGGACGGCGGTTGCGGCCTCGGGTTCGACCCAGACATTCATGGGGACCGTAGACCTCTTCCTCTACAACCGCCTCTTCTGTCACGCCGCACTGATCCAGGGGTTCTTCTCGGGACTCGGGGCCGGGGTCATGGGCGAGGGCCGGGTGCTCGCCGGTCTGAAGTACTCGGCGATCATGGTGCTGATCGCCTGGATCGCGTTCCGGTTCTTTATCTGAGGGCCGGGACGGGTTTTCTCTTTTTGCGGTGGTAAAAGAGGTTTGGATATCTGTATCTTCACCCGAATTCTATCTCACGCTTCAGACGTGGCGTCCGTTGCATCCAGAAAATATGCCATAATCGCATCCATATCCACGTGCTCCTCAAAGTGCCGGGCCAGATTGTCGTAGGCCGCCTCAATCCCGAGGGTGCCTCCGTCGATCTCCGTGACCGGTTCAAACGGCACGCCCCGCCGCTCTGCGAGGTAGGCGAGGAGGGCGTTTGCCGCACCGGGGTTCTGGAAGAGCCCGTGCATGTATGTCCCAAAGACCAGGCCGTCGGGGGTCGAGGCCCCTTCCCCGGAGAACGCCTCGGGGAGGCCGTTCCGT
Coding sequences:
- a CDS encoding DUF5611 family protein: MQEYQIKRGYTKTLAESMVQGLRDQFGVEPTVSEDGHYIISYGALLRLEVWLGSGGKTLIVDTEADKTADDETILETNRRFRNYLQQVTGYTTKERAKKAQQAVKGTE
- the hisI gene encoding phosphoribosyl-AMP cyclohydrolase — translated: MEIQFKNGLVPVIVQEKRTREVLMLAYANAEALDLTKRTGYAHYYSRSRQKIWKKGEESGHVQRISRMLVDCDADAILYEVEQSGAACHTGHASCFYRTIDGEEIAGIVFDPEKVYANKGE
- a CDS encoding type II/IV secretion system ATPase subunit, with translation MREHSPGPVLRGADIRSIIGSVMSSEDTRGRRTTADEDPVRALLNRLERSGRETDKERTVTPSPMSSDTGPKAAPSSPGHRDPFGILNRVRGMKEAGEAGEMEAEGPGSEDLPDGVISVEELGSLADLILPKSATFAVEELSINRNEHNFDFVDNARVVSEFDDLFSQALSSTAFAEAAAEVASPSEEVPKPRFGFLQKLRPLRPEMEIEEYNPAVHGPLLDLSMRPSPGVEEIELYPVNEPYAYVRVIYDSATHEYTYCVLEPELTPAERELFLEIKERLFETLNITTRDLTREAARKALRDAANRIIADYGIHLDAVGREKVLYHVEKEFLGDGLIDPVMHDKYIEDISCDGVNCPIFVYHTTYESMKTNLLYHDAAELDSFVAKLAQRAGKYISIAEPMLDATMSDGSRIQMTLGSEVTAHGSTFTIRKFREEPITPTDLIEWHTFSPLGIAFIWLAVENGKSCIFAGGTASGKTTTLNAISLFIPPLAKIVTLEDTRELKLPHPNWIPSITRDSFSQDGRGEIDMYELLRAALRQRPEYILVGEVRGREALTLFQAMSTGHVTYATMHADSVASAVHRLENPPINVPRNMLSALSLMSIQVQARVGGQRIRRNKQLIEILDIDPRTNELITNEVFRWHPATDEIRYSGKSYILEQIMEDRGWSEERMQEELKRRQEVLEWMRIKKIRHFRDVSKVLVSYFRDPEGVIERVRSDLYGGMVRQHE
- the leuS gene encoding leucine--tRNA ligase, translating into MQSNELECISRWEHAFEADPAEKEKYYLTVAYPYPSGAMHVGHGRTYIVPDVIARYQRMKGKQVLFPMAFHVTGTPVIGISKRIANGDEKTIRLYRDLYRVPQDTLDRFIDPMEIVRYFSEEYQRVMQKCGLSIDWRRRFITVDPQYSKFIEWQYKHLHEKDHVVKGAHPVKYCPQCENPVGDHDLLEGDKAEIIKFTLVIFQWGDAKIPCATLRPETIYGVTNLWVNPAVTYVRATIDGEEWILSAEAAAKLGLQDHEVWVKENIPGTALIDQTVSHPLCGDVPVLPATFVDPDMGTGIVMSVPAHAPFDYIALRDLQQQGKYTSIQPIPLISVEGYGEIPAKDAVERAGIRDQNDPGMEALTQEIYSAEFSRGKVFEKYGGKPVREARDDVAALMIERYGSIPMYEFDTRQVICRCGGRVFVKILHDQWFLEYSDPCWKEQVKTQLERMALVPPEVRAEFDRTVDWLKDWACTRRVGLGTKLPWDPTWIIEPLSDSTIYMAYYTISHHLRAIPPENLTPEVFDYIFLGKGNPQTVDRETLDRIRNEFLYWYPYEYRFSAKDLISNHLTFQLFHHRALFPQELQPKGMVVFGMGLLNGAKMSSSKGNVFLLEDALKEFGADTVRMFLVGSAEPWQDFDWRNELVSSTKKQIERFWNTVNEAKVAEGAYDIDAWLMSRLQHRIMSTSAALESFQTRQALQEAFFGVEADLKWYRRRLPEGANGGAVMQDLCRTWVRLLAPFIPYTCEALWSDIGGEGMVSFAPWPVADESLISPEVELAEELLARTVEDIESIRKLIPMEPTSIKLFVAPAWKHEAFRIIAASTDKTRVMRDIMQNEDMRRRGREATDAAKQITKFVLKLPPDLVKQLQEATLDEQAILEGARAFLEHEFGVPVTVQNAEESTHPKASGALPFKPAIVIE
- a CDS encoding type II secretion system F family protein codes for the protein MNSYERFCFNLIGRDLKEKRGEFIKLRNDLVGARMNTPFEAYLATAYVSSVIVGLVAAVIIGLLTYLLRVPEMITYRGAVPEFLYALNDYKLLLGTIIITLISLAIFGGITYLVFLLYPGIRAGERRRNIDATLPYAINYITAMSSAGITPAEVFRLLGQSTIYGESAVEARYISRETDFFGKDLLDALRTVSQATPSERMREFLQGAVASISSGSNLTEYFRTKAHQYTLENNQQQKTFLETLGLIAESYVTAMVAGMLFLIILQSVMTILSGDSNPLFLYIIIYLIIPFGSVMFIILISSMTPEV
- a CDS encoding A24 family peptidase C-terminal domain-containing protein, yielding MTLSPVIAIPLIIATVAIGATLIYASVLDARDRRVPHRTWRPALAIAIPAALWVYGQILLADWRTAAGYLVLVAVFCGFFYLFQAKGLFGGADAYALIIITACIPLSPIEPYFGISPLGFFPFTVLTNAVLINIAAPFAILAKNLIEGNRAPLPCLFLGFPVDGKKIQNEFGFVMEDIREEDGKIVRRFVGFTESLGRMTRGERRYTKDLRLHPEDYQKELALYRKAGKVWISYGIPFIIPITAGFLTALFMGDILFEIMKILAGM
- a CDS encoding PINc/VapC family ATPase, which produces MKIVPDTSVVIDGRITSMIKTGEYKGATIIIPEAVVAELEAQANQGREIGFSGLTELQELFRMSEEKIIDLQFAGDRPSLDQVKLSSGGEIDALIRNVAIEHDARFITSDLVQAEVAKAKGLDVVYLKPQVGDFSPLSIDQFFDEETTAITLKERALPMAKIGKLRDIRLVTLRDTPMTEYELRIMAQELLERAKRDPDGFIELEKRGITVAQIGSLRISIARRPFSDGMEITVVRPLVDLSLDDYDMAPEIKKRILGNRRGVLIAGPPGAGKTTLAQSLATFLADNDFIVKTMEAPRDLQVPDHITQYTALEGSMMNTAEALLLVRPDYVVFDEIRKNEDFSVYADMRLAGMGMVGVVHAMEVHDCLRRFCDRVDYSILPQIINTIIYVVQGKISKIYDLELTIKAPEGMPGDTHVRPVIVVREHSRREPEIEIFRYEGETLVMPLTARTSAESALPAEQPAAPPAGPEENVSWKVAEKEVQREIGRYTNGPVEVRIISDNKAVVYIDDKDVPAAIGKGGKNVSAIVNKLGIGIDIRPRSELEAKRPVEEEVHLGGGIKIRIDKKQLTIVSPENKGKIVDVFAGKEYLFTATVNEEGDILLAKNSTIAQEMIKRYNDGEIIRLRPV